A single window of Pontibacillus chungwhensis DNA harbors:
- a CDS encoding arylamine N-acetyltransferase family protein — protein MKSLNEAYRERIGLPLNEELTVNHLNEVLEKTARALPFENFRIINKTSLPVSKENLQFKILEQGEGGLCYELNPLLYYFLLDNGFNVSLVRGEVYNAEKEEWSDTGRTHAAVLLHDQSQDYLMDVGFGGNLPLTLVPMSGEPVTSCNGEYKVSPLDTDYGDHVLEVKVRDKDAERKIGYAFSAKPLVEIDEEMNDIQHLIETHEKSKFNKDPLAVQLLLEGSHTLTASSYTKWQNGEKTKDTIQEGEFVRLAGERFGLVWKGGASN, from the coding sequence ATGAAATCATTGAATGAAGCTTACCGAGAACGAATCGGATTGCCGCTTAACGAGGAACTGACCGTGAATCATCTTAACGAAGTGCTTGAAAAAACAGCCCGGGCCCTTCCGTTTGAGAATTTCAGAATTATAAATAAAACGAGTCTGCCTGTTTCAAAAGAGAACCTGCAATTCAAGATTCTCGAGCAAGGAGAGGGCGGGCTGTGCTATGAACTCAATCCTCTTCTTTACTATTTCCTTCTCGACAATGGATTTAATGTTTCACTTGTGCGAGGGGAAGTATATAACGCGGAGAAGGAAGAGTGGTCTGATACCGGAAGAACCCATGCTGCGGTTTTGCTGCATGATCAATCACAGGATTACCTGATGGATGTAGGCTTTGGTGGCAACCTTCCGCTGACGCTCGTCCCGATGTCAGGAGAACCTGTCACCTCATGTAACGGGGAGTACAAAGTGAGTCCGCTTGATACTGACTACGGAGACCACGTCCTCGAAGTGAAGGTGCGGGATAAAGATGCCGAGAGAAAGATTGGCTATGCCTTCAGCGCCAAGCCCCTCGTGGAAATCGATGAGGAAATGAACGACATTCAGCACCTCATAGAAACGCACGAGAAATCCAAATTCAATAAAGACCCACTAGCCGTTCAGCTTCTTCTAGAAGGAAGTCACACCCTGACCGCCTCTTCTTATACGAAATGGCAAAACGGGGAGAAGACAAAGGATACGATACAGGAGGGTGAGTTTGTTCGTCTTGCTGGGGAGAGGTTTGGATTAGTATGGAAGGGCGGAGCTTCTAATTAA
- a CDS encoding DUF1659 domain-containing protein, producing MAITNKMKSQLQIVLEDGLDEEGNMTFKNKNFNNVKTDATADQLFAVASALVPLQQRSLAGIERNDSSLIIGA from the coding sequence ATGGCAATCACAAACAAAATGAAATCTCAGTTGCAGATTGTACTTGAAGATGGTCTTGATGAAGAAGGCAACATGACGTTTAAGAACAAGAACTTCAACAATGTGAAAACCGATGCAACAGCTGATCAGCTATTTGCTGTAGCGAGTGCGCTTGTTCCACTTCAGCAGCGTAGCTTAGCTGGCATCGAACGTAACGACTCAAGTCTAATTATTGGAGCGTAA
- a CDS encoding DUF2922 domain-containing protein, translating to MAKKLEMKFENELGRTVTISLDDPVEPVDVVQLNAAMDEIVAQNCFTSSGGELLSKKEARIVERNVADIEL from the coding sequence ATGGCGAAGAAGCTTGAAATGAAATTTGAAAATGAATTAGGGCGTACGGTGACGATCAGTCTCGATGACCCAGTTGAGCCAGTTGACGTCGTTCAGCTAAACGCGGCGATGGATGAGATTGTGGCTCAGAATTGTTTTACATCAAGTGGAGGCGAACTATTGAGCAAAAAGGAAGCAAGGATCGTTGAACGAAACGTAGCCGATATCGAACTATAA
- a CDS encoding YvrJ family protein, whose product MEEWMTWVPEVGFPVLVTFYLLHRMEGKLDMLVASIHHLAEQMKVG is encoded by the coding sequence ATGGAGGAGTGGATGACGTGGGTGCCCGAAGTGGGCTTTCCGGTTCTTGTAACCTTTTACCTGTTGCACAGAATGGAAGGGAAACTCGACATGCTCGTAGCGAGCATCCATCACCTGGCTGAACAGATGAAAGTCGGATAA
- a CDS encoding YetF domain-containing protein, which translates to MGVVAYALRCIIMLLVTWTAVRIIGKKSISNMTSYDLAAIMLITTVAAEPLVYKIPSKATVGVFVLMIVTILLGYLSLKKFFYNIDSKPLIIVANGTIQEKELRYAKMNIPLLLSELRLKGYQNIGDVRYAIIEPSGKLSVVPTSQARPLQPSDMAIPPTPVSLSFPLIIDGKVNHENLTFLQKDLNWLLTHLRTHAVQNVEEVSFAQMDGSGKIQIIKQHEQVQTPNIY; encoded by the coding sequence ATGGGCGTTGTTGCCTATGCTTTAAGATGTATCATTATGTTACTCGTTACATGGACAGCCGTCCGAATCATTGGAAAGAAGTCCATTTCAAACATGACGTCCTATGACCTCGCTGCCATTATGCTAATCACAACCGTAGCAGCAGAACCACTCGTATATAAGATTCCATCTAAAGCGACAGTAGGCGTCTTTGTCTTAATGATCGTTACTATTTTACTTGGGTATCTATCATTAAAAAAGTTCTTCTATAATATTGATTCAAAACCTCTGATTATCGTGGCAAATGGGACCATTCAGGAAAAGGAACTGCGATATGCAAAAATGAACATCCCCCTCTTATTATCAGAACTAAGACTAAAAGGATATCAAAATATCGGTGACGTCAGGTATGCCATCATTGAACCAAGTGGAAAACTATCGGTTGTTCCCACTTCTCAAGCAAGACCTTTACAACCATCAGATATGGCCATCCCACCCACTCCCGTTTCCTTAAGCTTTCCTTTAATTATCGATGGAAAAGTGAATCACGAAAACCTAACTTTCCTACAGAAGGACCTAAACTGGCTACTCACCCATCTCCGGACCCACGCCGTTCAGAACGTGGAAGAAGTGTCCTTCGCTCAAATGGATGGCAGCGGAAAAATCCAGATTATTAAGCAGCATGAGCAAGTTCAAACGCCTAATATTTATTAG
- a CDS encoding DUF4363 family protein has translation MMKNKTIDILLVGIVIVIFVGYFWIKQSVWGDVHMVENLNRIEEYARNDQWEEAEKLAKHIHSEWEKKKLVILVNFGEAEFSLLEESLSFVLAGTEAKDHVEVYGRAKMAEDIWTNFNRVVPEP, from the coding sequence ATGATGAAAAATAAGACGATTGATATCTTGTTGGTCGGGATCGTCATCGTTATTTTTGTGGGCTATTTCTGGATCAAGCAATCTGTATGGGGAGATGTTCATATGGTTGAAAATCTGAACCGAATTGAAGAATACGCACGAAATGATCAATGGGAGGAAGCAGAAAAATTAGCTAAGCACATACATAGCGAATGGGAGAAAAAGAAGTTAGTGATTCTTGTAAACTTTGGGGAAGCTGAATTTTCGCTTCTTGAAGAGTCTCTTAGTTTTGTCCTGGCTGGTACAGAAGCCAAAGACCATGTTGAGGTTTACGGAAGGGCTAAGATGGCAGAAGATATTTGGACAAATTTTAACCGGGTCGTTCCTGAACCGTAG
- a CDS encoding ArsR/SmtB family transcription factor gives MKDDNQTPEESIKELSTDLDEETLFVVSQTFKALADPTRIRILHLLCKKEQSVNQISESLDLRQSTVSHQLRFLKNLRLVKYRRDGKTMYYSNDDQHVMNVLEQTINHALHH, from the coding sequence ATGAAAGATGACAATCAAACCCCTGAAGAATCCATAAAAGAATTATCGACTGATCTGGATGAGGAGACATTGTTTGTTGTTTCGCAAACGTTTAAAGCATTAGCCGATCCTACGAGGATCCGAATCCTTCATTTGCTTTGTAAGAAAGAGCAATCGGTGAACCAGATCTCAGAGAGCTTAGACCTTCGCCAATCCACCGTCTCCCACCAGTTACGCTTTCTCAAAAATTTACGCCTTGTAAAATATCGCCGTGACGGGAAGACGATGTATTATTCGAATGATGACCAGCACGTTATGAATGTTCTTGAGCAGACGATCAACCATGCCTTGCACCATTAA
- a CDS encoding heavy metal translocating P-type ATPase: protein MDEYKLQGLSCANCAADMEEQIKKLENGEDAQIKFNSSKLVVSEGVDLDQVEGILKSDGAAIVKENHDHDHHGHDHDHDHAHGSNMKTLLVTSGLIFASTFVLDSMVPTAVLIGLYVIAMAISGYQTFVKGAKNLFKLKFNIDTLMTIALVGAVSIGEWREATIVAILFGLNEYLEGMGMEKARDSMEKLMKVAPKNATLLEQDGSERVVPIESLKKDDLVLVKAGEKVPSDSVVVVGNSSLNEAAITGESMPVEKTTGDELFGGSINNEGLLKVRITKEYEDSSLAKILHLVEEAQEVKTPTELFINRFAKYYTPLIMIIAALVMVIPPLLLDGDWGAWLYQGLAVLIVGCPCALILSSPIAIVSGITKNARNGILVKGGVFLEQLGKIETIAFDKTGTLTKGKPAVQQAIVYDEDSFYQIAGSVEKNSSHPIAKSIVAEAEKRKETLIEPSNVDAIPGQGMVATINGKSYYVGNEKTLKDLELTEKEQADIERLKNEGFTLVVVSTDERILGMFGVADEIREESSTLMKELHDTGIKNTVMLTGDHEKTGEAVASKIGVTKVFGNLLPDQKVEKVKELTRSSKVAMVGDGINDAPALATADLGIAMGKGTDSAIETADIVLMQDHLGKLPGSIRTAKQVNRIIKTNLSLALGLKLVALLLTIPGWLTLWIAILADMGATILVTLISLTVLIEKTKKRSTEDDDPQDLKAKQPIA, encoded by the coding sequence GTGGACGAATATAAATTGCAGGGTCTGTCTTGTGCGAATTGCGCTGCAGATATGGAAGAGCAGATCAAGAAGTTAGAGAACGGGGAAGACGCTCAGATTAAGTTCAATTCCAGTAAGCTCGTTGTTTCTGAGGGAGTGGACCTCGATCAAGTAGAAGGAATTTTAAAGTCGGACGGGGCCGCGATCGTGAAAGAAAATCACGACCACGACCACCATGGTCATGACCACGATCACGATCATGCACATGGTTCCAATATGAAAACGCTACTTGTGACATCCGGTTTGATTTTCGCTTCGACGTTTGTGTTAGACAGTATGGTTCCGACAGCCGTCTTAATTGGGTTGTATGTAATCGCGATGGCGATCAGTGGATACCAGACGTTTGTGAAGGGTGCGAAAAACCTCTTTAAGCTGAAATTTAATATTGATACATTGATGACCATCGCTCTTGTTGGGGCCGTTTCCATAGGAGAATGGCGTGAGGCTACGATCGTTGCGATTCTGTTTGGTTTAAACGAATACCTAGAAGGCATGGGAATGGAAAAAGCGCGGGACTCAATGGAGAAGTTAATGAAAGTCGCGCCGAAAAATGCCACCCTACTTGAACAGGATGGCAGTGAGCGTGTCGTGCCGATTGAGTCTTTAAAGAAAGACGATCTTGTTCTTGTGAAGGCAGGCGAAAAGGTTCCTTCCGATAGTGTTGTTGTGGTAGGGAACAGTTCTCTGAATGAAGCAGCCATCACAGGGGAGTCGATGCCAGTTGAGAAGACCACAGGCGATGAGTTGTTCGGGGGAAGCATCAATAATGAAGGCCTCTTAAAAGTACGGATCACAAAGGAATATGAGGATTCGTCATTAGCAAAAATTCTTCACCTCGTCGAAGAGGCGCAGGAAGTGAAGACGCCAACAGAGCTGTTCATCAACCGGTTTGCGAAGTATTATACACCGCTGATTATGATCATCGCAGCACTCGTCATGGTCATCCCGCCGCTTCTTTTAGATGGAGACTGGGGAGCTTGGTTGTATCAAGGGTTGGCCGTGTTGATTGTAGGGTGCCCTTGTGCGTTGATCTTGTCTTCACCAATCGCGATCGTATCGGGGATTACGAAGAATGCGCGTAACGGAATCCTTGTAAAAGGCGGCGTGTTTCTCGAACAGCTTGGCAAGATTGAGACGATTGCTTTTGATAAAACGGGGACGCTCACAAAAGGCAAGCCGGCTGTTCAACAAGCGATTGTCTATGATGAAGACTCCTTCTATCAGATTGCGGGATCCGTTGAGAAGAATTCCTCTCATCCGATTGCCAAATCCATCGTAGCAGAAGCGGAGAAGAGAAAAGAAACGCTCATAGAACCTTCCAACGTCGATGCCATTCCTGGTCAAGGAATGGTCGCTACGATCAACGGGAAGTCATACTATGTTGGCAACGAGAAGACATTGAAAGACCTGGAGCTGACAGAAAAAGAGCAAGCGGATATCGAACGTCTTAAAAATGAAGGGTTCACGTTAGTCGTGGTCTCAACTGATGAACGAATCTTAGGCATGTTCGGCGTTGCTGATGAGATTCGGGAGGAAAGCTCTACATTAATGAAAGAGCTCCATGACACAGGCATTAAAAATACCGTTATGCTCACAGGTGACCACGAGAAAACCGGTGAGGCCGTGGCTTCGAAGATCGGCGTGACGAAAGTATTCGGCAACTTACTTCCTGATCAAAAAGTGGAAAAGGTGAAGGAGTTAACAAGATCATCGAAAGTCGCCATGGTCGGAGACGGCATAAATGATGCACCAGCCCTAGCAACAGCAGACTTGGGCATCGCCATGGGGAAAGGAACTGACAGTGCCATTGAAACGGCGGATATCGTCTTAATGCAAGACCACTTAGGTAAGCTACCAGGTTCAATCCGTACGGCAAAACAGGTGAACCGAATCATCAAAACCAATCTTTCCCTAGCCCTTGGTTTGAAGCTAGTCGCACTCCTCTTAACCATACCAGGCTGGCTCACCCTTTGGATTGCGATTCTGGCCGATATGGGAGCAACCATTTTAGTGACGCTCATTAGCTTAACCGTTCTGATTGAGAAGACTAAAAAAAGAAGTACAGAAGATGATGATCCTCAAGATTTGAAGGCAAAACAACCAATCGCATAG
- a CDS encoding NAD(P)-binding protein: MKIAIIGAGLAGLSCALTLEKNGQKADIFEQRKEIGLGYDIAELMTPILHAPIEDAVKFFSETYDIHLKPASNVQKIYVHSENESAYVEGKIGFSNMRGKYKESYEKQLADQLEHSKIHYDSHATYETISKEYPHVVVATGDPRDTQEIQPFDVAFPSAFAGAIVKGDFVRTEVHTWFNNNLAPKGMGYLIPHSTTEATLVSVYPQYKDEWLQKRGEFWDALVKDASRILKQEIEITQSFTIDDYMIGKCRYPRIGNTFFAGNCVGAITPFLGFGQTGSILSGIYAAQDMCGLGDYETLCKPLLKDYDHSLVLRRTIEKLDNHQLDLVTKSLHNSVVRKVVTQPNMGVLKGLSYLLKPFTSK, from the coding sequence GTGAAAATAGCGATTATCGGGGCGGGACTTGCTGGCCTTTCATGTGCATTGACGCTGGAAAAGAACGGACAAAAGGCTGATATTTTTGAACAACGGAAGGAAATCGGTTTAGGCTATGATATTGCGGAACTCATGACGCCTATTCTACACGCGCCTATTGAGGACGCTGTGAAATTCTTTTCAGAAACCTATGATATTCACTTAAAACCGGCCAGTAATGTACAGAAGATCTATGTTCATTCAGAGAACGAATCGGCCTATGTAGAAGGAAAAATAGGGTTTTCCAATATGCGCGGTAAATACAAAGAGTCCTATGAGAAGCAATTAGCCGATCAATTGGAGCATAGCAAAATTCATTATGACAGCCATGCGACTTATGAAACCATCTCGAAAGAATATCCCCATGTGGTTGTCGCCACTGGGGACCCACGGGATACTCAGGAAATTCAGCCATTTGATGTGGCCTTTCCTTCAGCTTTTGCTGGTGCGATCGTAAAAGGGGATTTTGTTCGTACAGAAGTCCATACCTGGTTCAACAATAATCTCGCGCCAAAAGGGATGGGCTACTTAATTCCTCACTCCACAACAGAAGCCACTCTCGTCAGTGTCTACCCACAATATAAGGATGAGTGGTTACAAAAAAGAGGAGAGTTCTGGGACGCGCTCGTGAAGGACGCTTCTCGCATTCTGAAACAGGAAATCGAGATTACTCAATCATTTACCATTGATGATTACATGATCGGGAAATGCCGTTATCCAAGAATCGGGAATACGTTTTTTGCTGGGAATTGTGTTGGAGCCATTACGCCATTTCTTGGTTTTGGACAGACGGGTTCAATTCTTAGTGGAATCTATGCAGCGCAGGATATGTGCGGGCTTGGGGATTATGAAACGCTTTGTAAACCACTCTTAAAGGATTATGATCATTCCCTGGTCCTACGTCGAACGATTGAAAAATTAGACAATCACCAGCTGGATTTGGTGACGAAGTCTCTTCATAATTCGGTGGTACGAAAGGTGGTTACTCAGCCGAATATGGGTGTTCTAAAAGGGCTGAGCTATTTGTTGAAGCCATTTACGTCGAAATAA
- a CDS encoding hemolysin family protein — protein sequence MLIAIIILIFVSAFFSGSETALTATNRMKLQTKANNNDQKAEKLLNLVSKPSEFITTILIGNNIANILLPTLVTILAVEYGINVGIASAVLTVTIIIFSEVIPKSFAATYPDKIATTVAPIIRFFIIIFKPVTIVLNKLTDSLNNILAKGKQEEASISKEELRTMIDIAGSEGTFNEEESSRIKGVFDFHNLNVKDILQTPRVDVEAIPHSATFEEVREIVMQHPYTRYPVYRDDMDDIIAVFHSKYLLNWDADRDQSLKSFCTNDPIVVYEFQQVDLVLQKMSLHKQHMAIVLDEYGGTEGIITHEDLIEAMIGIEIEDELDPDDDAIVEKVSDTELICDGKATLYRVNAVFDTDIPEDEDVLAAYILNELDDHPQEGSVLERENLTFKILEMEGRSIKRVQIIK from the coding sequence GTGCTCATCGCGATTATTATACTGATTTTCGTCTCCGCTTTCTTCTCAGGGAGCGAGACCGCTTTAACCGCTACAAACCGAATGAAATTACAAACCAAAGCCAACAACAACGACCAAAAGGCCGAGAAGTTATTGAACCTCGTTTCAAAGCCGAGTGAATTTATTACAACCATTCTGATCGGAAACAATATTGCTAATATTCTGCTGCCGACCCTCGTCACGATACTCGCTGTGGAATATGGTATTAACGTAGGGATCGCTTCTGCTGTCCTGACGGTTACGATCATTATCTTCTCAGAAGTCATCCCGAAATCCTTCGCTGCAACCTATCCTGATAAGATTGCGACAACAGTGGCGCCGATTATCCGCTTCTTCATTATCATCTTTAAGCCGGTCACGATCGTGTTAAATAAACTGACCGATTCCTTAAACAATATCTTAGCAAAAGGAAAGCAAGAAGAAGCATCGATCTCTAAAGAAGAACTTCGCACCATGATCGATATCGCGGGATCTGAGGGAACGTTTAACGAGGAAGAATCAAGCCGTATTAAAGGTGTATTTGATTTCCATAACTTAAATGTAAAAGACATCTTACAGACACCGCGCGTCGATGTCGAAGCCATACCCCATTCCGCTACGTTTGAGGAAGTAAGAGAAATCGTCATGCAGCACCCTTACACGCGCTATCCTGTGTACCGGGATGATATGGACGACATCATTGCTGTCTTCCACTCGAAGTATCTCCTAAACTGGGACGCCGACAGGGACCAATCGTTAAAATCGTTCTGTACTAACGATCCTATAGTCGTTTATGAATTTCAGCAGGTGGATTTAGTCTTACAAAAGATGAGCCTTCACAAACAGCACATGGCAATTGTGTTGGATGAATACGGTGGAACTGAAGGCATTATCACCCACGAGGACCTGATTGAGGCGATGATCGGAATCGAGATCGAGGATGAATTAGACCCAGATGATGACGCCATTGTCGAGAAAGTGTCCGACACTGAACTCATTTGTGACGGAAAAGCGACCCTTTACCGAGTCAACGCCGTCTTTGACACCGATATTCCAGAAGATGAAGACGTGCTAGCCGCTTACATTTTAAATGAACTCGATGACCACCCTCAGGAAGGATCCGTGCTAGAGCGAGAGAACCTGACCTTTAAGATCTTAGAGATGGAAGGCCGTTCTATTAAGAGAGTGCAGATTATAAAATAA
- a CDS encoding DUF6773 family protein, with protein MGLFNPGRVQDERVRNLQNQVYKEMYMVVLIVCGLSVALKVYQQGVVEANIGTELMIAIAGGAYYLIRASKLGIYSYEVETHDQKSRVSHDQKYLWGGILSGLLISSLFGIRSVIEYADSTGEGVLFFFLSLFGGLIIYLPLFLIIVSMPMLAKRKSDRTIEKQLEDEDDGDEM; from the coding sequence ATGGGATTGTTTAATCCGGGCAGGGTGCAGGATGAGCGGGTACGAAACTTGCAAAACCAGGTGTATAAAGAAATGTACATGGTCGTATTGATTGTTTGTGGGTTATCAGTGGCGTTAAAGGTGTACCAGCAAGGTGTTGTAGAAGCCAATATAGGGACTGAATTGATGATTGCCATTGCCGGAGGGGCTTATTATTTGATCCGGGCATCCAAACTTGGGATCTATTCCTACGAAGTGGAAACGCATGATCAGAAAAGCAGAGTGAGCCATGATCAGAAATACCTGTGGGGCGGTATTCTGTCTGGGTTACTAATTTCCTCGCTGTTTGGGATTCGTAGTGTGATCGAATACGCGGATAGCACAGGCGAGGGGGTTCTGTTTTTCTTCTTAAGCCTGTTTGGAGGACTGATCATTTACTTGCCCCTTTTTCTTATCATCGTCAGCATGCCTATGCTCGCTAAGAGAAAGAGCGATCGAACAATCGAGAAACAACTAGAAGATGAGGATGACGGTGATGAAATGTGA
- a CDS encoding helix-turn-helix transcriptional regulator — protein MKNKRLKMARVEYDLSQQGLAEKVGVSRQTIGLIELGKYNPTLQLCLAICWALGKTLDELFWQEPE, from the coding sequence GTGAAGAATAAGCGATTAAAAATGGCTCGGGTGGAGTACGACTTATCCCAGCAAGGATTAGCAGAAAAGGTGGGGGTCTCTCGTCAAACAATCGGTTTGATTGAACTGGGCAAATACAATCCGACCCTACAGCTGTGCCTTGCGATCTGCTGGGCTTTAGGGAAGACGTTGGATGAGTTGTTCTGGCAGGAGCCGGAATAG
- a CDS encoding DUF3221 domain-containing protein produces MFYRLTLAMGLILLILGGCSSESYGERSDIAGYVMEKKGDEILVVSPESEDLGGNEEFYDAVWAKDAPNDIKVGDRIALWFKGGLETSYPGQATVGKIELHNRSTPKDATISEGEALRHALDEVERDRSLFTVQSIKYDQNQWSVILKDTKSYETQTVTVEDEK; encoded by the coding sequence ATGTTTTATCGATTGACTCTCGCAATGGGTCTTATACTCCTGATTCTGGGCGGCTGCTCTAGTGAGAGTTATGGCGAGCGTTCAGACATAGCAGGATATGTGATGGAGAAGAAAGGCGATGAAATTCTTGTCGTAAGTCCAGAGTCTGAGGATCTTGGTGGGAATGAGGAGTTCTACGATGCGGTATGGGCAAAGGATGCGCCAAATGATATCAAGGTAGGAGATCGTATCGCGCTTTGGTTCAAGGGAGGACTCGAAACTTCTTATCCCGGTCAGGCGACAGTAGGAAAAATAGAGTTGCACAACCGATCGACTCCAAAAGATGCCACCATTTCAGAGGGAGAAGCCCTTCGCCATGCGTTAGATGAGGTGGAGAGGGACAGAAGCCTTTTTACAGTGCAATCTATTAAGTATGATCAAAATCAATGGTCGGTTATTTTAAAGGATACGAAAAGTTATGAGACCCAAACGGTGACCGTGGAGGATGAAAAGTGA
- a CDS encoding phosphotransferase enzyme family protein: MEQWIDALFSESLLEEAANRFGTTSAEAEKRGDFENYIYEVHKKGKPYILRLTHSSHRSGEDIQAELEWVNFLHKNGANVSVAYPSIHGELVEEIGVEGSSFSICLFDKAPGTLVKMDDERFGPELFQSWGQAVGHMHKVTKGYKAGNHKRDRWDEDDLLTFSKYLDQNKDKAIIAEGEKVVRELQSFPETEESFGLIHSDIHPGNFFYHEGDIHIFDFDDSTYHFYVSDIAIPVYYPIWWKHREDALSVRSAYGEEVLYDFLVGYLKENRLDLDWIKKIPSFLKLRDIELYTVFQKKWEPENRNEKEQQLVDGIRDRIVRDEPLIELDYEKIYQRALGEAAKVQ, translated from the coding sequence ATGGAACAGTGGATTGATGCATTATTTAGCGAATCGTTATTAGAAGAAGCGGCGAATCGGTTCGGCACAACGAGTGCTGAAGCAGAGAAGCGTGGAGATTTTGAGAATTATATCTATGAAGTGCATAAAAAGGGGAAGCCTTATATTTTAAGATTAACGCACAGCTCTCACCGCAGCGGGGAGGACATACAGGCAGAGTTAGAATGGGTGAATTTCCTACATAAAAATGGCGCGAACGTTTCGGTGGCCTATCCTTCTATTCATGGGGAGCTCGTGGAGGAGATAGGAGTAGAAGGGTCTTCCTTTTCTATCTGTTTGTTCGATAAAGCACCCGGGACTTTAGTGAAGATGGACGATGAGCGGTTTGGGCCTGAATTGTTTCAGAGCTGGGGGCAAGCAGTTGGCCACATGCATAAAGTGACAAAAGGCTATAAAGCTGGCAATCATAAGAGAGACCGGTGGGATGAGGATGATCTTCTAACCTTTTCGAAGTATTTAGATCAAAATAAGGACAAAGCGATTATCGCGGAGGGAGAAAAGGTGGTCCGTGAACTGCAGAGTTTCCCTGAAACAGAAGAAAGTTTCGGCCTGATTCACTCAGACATCCACCCGGGGAACTTCTTCTATCATGAAGGCGACATTCACATCTTTGATTTTGATGATAGTACGTATCACTTTTATGTGAGCGACATCGCGATTCCTGTCTATTATCCTATCTGGTGGAAGCATCGTGAGGACGCCCTTTCCGTTCGGTCTGCGTACGGAGAAGAAGTCTTGTATGATTTCTTAGTCGGCTATCTTAAGGAGAACCGACTCGATCTTGACTGGATTAAGAAGATTCCATCCTTCTTGAAGCTTCGGGATATTGAGCTGTACACCGTATTTCAAAAGAAATGGGAACCAGAGAATCGAAATGAGAAAGAACAACAACTAGTAGACGGCATCCGCGATCGAATCGTTCGGGATGAACCACTGATTGAACTGGATTACGAAAAGATTTATCAGCGGGCTTTAGGAGAGGCAGCGAAGGTTCAGTGA